The following proteins are encoded in a genomic region of Glycine soja cultivar W05 chromosome 17, ASM419377v2, whole genome shotgun sequence:
- the LOC114392867 gene encoding adenylate isopentenyltransferase 5, chloroplastic-like — protein MNMVSVSAAVCKPVVASFNPASLRNMDSLSLFRHHRNNKEKVVVIMGATGTGKSKLAIDLATQFPPAEIVNSDKMQVYEGLDITTNKVTEEERRGVLHHLLGTVNPNTNFTAQDFCDHATLAVGSILGRDGLPIIAGGSNSFLDALVNHHTEFRLRYECCFLWVDVSLPVLHSSLSARVDRMIHAGQVHEVRKSFQYHNDDYTVGLRKAIGVPEFHDFFRAEADGADERTKQRLLEAAIASLKTNNCSLANRQVQKIHRLYGMWKRNMHRLDATEVFLKNATRQEEAEEAWEDHVLSKSRRILNKFLYEDTHVAPAGIAASVVIASSPPAMAAAAAAATH, from the coding sequence aTGAACATGGTTTCGGTGTCAGCAGCGGTGTGCAAGCCCGTAGTAGCGAGTTTCAACCCGGCATCACTGAGGAATATGGACTCGCTGTCCCTTTTTCGTCACCACCGCAACAACAAGGAGAAAGTAGTGGTAATCATGGGCGCAACGGGGACAGGAAAGTCAAAACTGGCAATAGACCTCGCCACGCAATTCCCACCAGCGGAGATAGTCAACTCCGACAAAATGCAAGTGTACGAAGGCCTAGACATCACCACGAACAAAGTCACCGAGGAAGAGCGTCGCGGGGTCCTACACCATCTCCTAGGCACGGTCAACCCCAACACCAACTTCACCGCCCAAGACTTTTGCGACCACGCCACACTCGCCGTTGGCTCCATTTTGGGCCGTGACGGTTTACCCATCATTGCGGGTGGGTCCAATTCCTTCCTCGACGCGTTGGTCAACCATCACACCGAGTTTCGGTTACGCTACGAGTGCTGCTTCCTCTGGGTCGATGTTTCACTCCCCGTCCTTCATTCCTCTCTCTCCGCACGTGTGGATCGCATGATCCACGCTGGCCAGGTCCACGAGGTTCGAAAAAGCTTTCAGTACCATAACGACGATTATACCGTAGGTTTACGAAAGGCCATTGGCGTCcctgagtttcatgattttttCAGAGCCGAAGCCGACGGAGCCGATGAGAGGACCAAACAGCGGCTCCTCGAGGCTGCCATTGCTTCCCTCAAAACCAACAACTGCAGCCTCGCCAACCGACAGGTCCAGAAGATTCATCGTCTTTACGGCATGTGGAAAAGGAACATGCACCGCCTCGACGCCACCGAGGTTTTTCTCAAGAACGCTACTCGCCAGGAGGAGGCAGAGGAGGCGTGGGAGGATCACGTGTTGTCCAAGAGCAGAAGGATTCTCAATAAGTTTCTGTATGAGGATACGCATGTCGCTCCCGCAGGTATTGCTGCGTCAGTTGTTATTGCTTCTTCGCCGCCAGCCATGgctgccgccgccgccgccgcaaCTCACTAG
- the LOC114392577 gene encoding glycine-rich RNA-binding protein 4, mitochondrial-like isoform X1, with amino-acid sequence MAQQVQVQVFSTCYYCPPPQYVSLRRIGILNQLKCATIPSLSVSASSVLRNASFCCTSSVPCNLPSSPKIFVKGLPLSTSEGHLMKVFSEFGEVTLIQLPIDKESGQSLGFAYIWFVKEESAQLAVLEMNGKFFYGRFIYVTIAKPGSSKSSKRATAYKF; translated from the exons ATGGCACAACAAGTTCAAGTTCAAGTATTCAGTACATGTTATTATTGTCCACCACCTCAATATGTATCCCTTCGCCGAATCGGAATTTTGAACCAATTAAAGTGTGCTACTATTCCTTCACTCTCAGTTTCCGCCTCTTCTGTTCTTCGCAACGCGTCGTTTTGCTGCACCTCTTCTGTCCCATGCAATTTGCCTTCTTCACCCAAAATCTTCGTCAAAG GGCTTCCTCTCTCAACCTCCGAAGGACATTTGATGAAGGTGTTTTCAGAGTTTGGTGAAGTTACTCTAA TCCAGCTTCCAATAGATAAAGAATCAGGGCAGTCTTTAGGATTTGCATACATTTGGTTTGTCAAGGAAGAGTCTGCACAATTGGCTGTCCTAGAGATGAATGGAAAG TTTTTTTATGGCAGGTTTATTTATGTTACCATTGCAAAGCCTGGATCATCAAAAAGTTCCAAGAGGGCAACGGCCTACAAATTTTAA
- the LOC114392577 gene encoding RNA-binding protein 39-like isoform X2, producing the protein MAQQVQVQVFSTCYYCPPPQYVSLRRIGILNQLKCATIPSLSVSASSVLRNASFCCTSSVPCNLPSSPKIFVKGLPLSTSEGHLMKVFSEFGEVTLIQLPIDKESGQSLGFAYIWFVKEESAQLAVLEMNGKVYLCYHCKAWIIKKFQEGNGLQILII; encoded by the exons ATGGCACAACAAGTTCAAGTTCAAGTATTCAGTACATGTTATTATTGTCCACCACCTCAATATGTATCCCTTCGCCGAATCGGAATTTTGAACCAATTAAAGTGTGCTACTATTCCTTCACTCTCAGTTTCCGCCTCTTCTGTTCTTCGCAACGCGTCGTTTTGCTGCACCTCTTCTGTCCCATGCAATTTGCCTTCTTCACCCAAAATCTTCGTCAAAG GGCTTCCTCTCTCAACCTCCGAAGGACATTTGATGAAGGTGTTTTCAGAGTTTGGTGAAGTTACTCTAA TCCAGCTTCCAATAGATAAAGAATCAGGGCAGTCTTTAGGATTTGCATACATTTGGTTTGTCAAGGAAGAGTCTGCACAATTGGCTGTCCTAGAGATGAATGGAAAG GTTTATTTATGTTACCATTGCAAAGCCTGGATCATCAAAAAGTTCCAAGAGGGCAACGGCCTACAAATTTTAATCATATGA
- the LOC114391411 gene encoding F-box/kelch-repeat protein At3g23880-like: MHHSNSNYEERRRSRRGVRRRAQNENEKMVDLPQELIHEILLRLPVKSLIRFKTVCKSWLSHISDPHFTASHFKLGAAPTERLLFLSPIAREFLSIDFNESLNDDSASAALNCDFVEHFDYLEIIGSCRGFLLLDFRYTLCVWNPSTGVHQFVKWSPFVSSNIMGLDVGDEFSLSIRGFGYDPSTDDYLAVLASCNDELVIIHMEYFSLRANTWKEIEASHLSFAEIAYNEVGSFLNTAIHWLAFSLEVSMDVIVAFDLTERSFSEILLPIDFDLDNFQLCVLAVLGELLNLCAVEEIRHSVEIWAMGEYKVRSSWTKTTVVSLDYFSSLSLFPICSTEDGDIVGTDGCNVLIKCNDEGQLQEYQIYSNGPYRSAVYTESLLSLPCDREPAENV; this comes from the coding sequence ATGCATCATAGTAATAGTAATTACGAAGAGAGACGGAGGAGCCGCAGAGGAGTAAGGAGGAGAGCCCAGAATGAgaatgagaagatggtggatcTGCCACAGGAATTGATACATGAAATCCTTTTGCGCTTGCCCGTCAAGTCTCTTATTCGATTCAAAACTGTCTGTAAGTCATGGCTTTCTCACATCTCTGATCCACACTTTACTGCTTCACATTTTAAACTAGGGGCAGCACCCACTGAGAGACTTTTGTTCTTATCGCCTATTGCTCGTGAATTCCTATCCATAGACTTCAATGAATCCCTTAATGATGATTCTGCTTCTGCCGCATTGAATTGTGACTTTGTGGAACATTTTGATTACCTTGAAATCATTGGTTCATGTAGAGGGTTTTTACTCTTGGATTTCCGCTATACTCTCTGCGTGTGGAATCCATCCACAGGTGTCCACCAATTTGTGAAATGGTCACCTTTTGTGTCATCTAATATCATGGGTCTCGATGTGGGTGATGAGTTTTCCTTATCTATTCGTGGTTTTGGGTATGACCCTTCAACAGATGATTACTTGGCAGTTCTGGCATCGTGCAACGACGAGCTTGTTATAATCCACATGGAGTATTTCTCACTCAGAGCTAATACTTGGAAAGAAATTGAGGCTAGCCATTTGTCTTTTGCAGAAATAGCTTATAATGAAGTCGGGTCGTTCTTGAACACTGCTATTCATTGGTTGGCTTTTAGTCTTGAGGTATCAATGGATGTTATTGTTGCTTTTGATTTAACTGAAAGGAGTTTTTCAGAGATACTTCTaccaattgattttgatttggacAATTTTCAACTCTGTGTTTTGGCGGTACTGGGAGAATTGCTCAATCTATGTGCTGTGGAGGAGATCAGACATTCGGTAGAAATATGGGCGATGGGAGAATACAAAGTAAGGTCATCTTGGACAAAGACCACTGTTGTGTCTCTTGATTATTTTTCTAGTCTCTCCTTATTTCCAATATGTTCTACCGAAGATGGAGATATTGTTGGGACAGATGGCTGTAATGTATTGATAAAATGTAATGACGAGGGACAGCTGCAAGAGTACCAAATCTATTCTAATGGTCCATATCGATCAGCTGTGTACACAGAATCTCTACTTTCACTCCCTTGTGACAGGGAGCCAGCAGAAAATGTTTAA